A single region of the Onychomys torridus chromosome 11, mOncTor1.1, whole genome shotgun sequence genome encodes:
- the Tnnt2 gene encoding troponin T, cardiac muscle yields MSDTEEVVEEYGEEQEEAVEEEDWIEDEDEQEEAVEEEEDGGAEAEPEGEAETEETKAEEAGQDEEAKDAEDGPSEESKPKPSRLFMPNLVPPKIPDGERVDFDDIHRKRMEKDLNELQTLIEAHFENRKKEEEELISLKDRIEKRRAERAEQQRIRNEREKERQNRLAEERARREEEENRRKAEDEARKKKALSNMMHFGGYIQKTERKSGKRQTEREKKKKILAERRKVLAIDHLNEDQLREKAKELWQSIHNLEAEKFDLQEKFKQQKYEINVLRNRINDNQKVSKTRGKAKVTGRWK; encoded by the exons ATGTCTGACacggaggaggtggtggaggaatACGGAGA GGAACAGGAAG AAGCGGTGGAAG AAGAAGACTGGATTGAAGACGAAGACG AGCAAGAGgaggcagtggaggaggaggaggatggcgGGGCTGAGGCTGAGCCCGAGGgtgaggctgagacagaggaGACCAAAGCAGAAG AGGCTGGTCAAGATGAAGAAGCCAAAGATGCTGAAG acGGTCCATCAGAGGAGTCCAAACCCAAGCCCAG CAGGCTCTTCATGCCGAACTTGGTGCCACCCAAGATCCCCGATGGAGAGAGAGTGGACTTTGAT GACATCCACAGGAAGCGCATGGAGAAGGATTTGAATGAGCTACAGACGCTGATCGAGGCTCACTTTGAGAAccggaagaaggaggaggaggagctaatCTCGCTCAAAGACAGAATT GAAAAGCGGCGGGCCGAGCGGGCGGAGCAGCAGCGCATTCGCAATGAGCGAGAGAAGGAACGGCAGAACCGCTTGGCT GAAGAAAGGGCCCGgcgtgaggaggaggagaacaggaGGAAGGCGGAGGATGAGGCCCGGAAGAAGAAGGCTCTGTCTAACATGATGCATTTTGGAGGGTACATCCAGAAG ACAGAGCGCAAGAGCGGAAAGAGACAGACCGAgcgagagaagaagaagaagatcctGGCTGAGAGGAGGAAGGTGCTGGCCATCGACCACCTGAATGAAGACCAGCTCAG AGAGAAGGCCAAGGAGCTCTGGCAGAGCATTCACAACCTGGAGGCCGAGAAGTTCGACCTGCAGGAGAAGTTCAAGCAGCAGAAATATGAG ATCAATGTCCTGCGAAACAGGATCAATGACAACCAGAAAGT CTCCAAAACTCGTGGGAAGGCCAAAGTCACCGGGCGCTGGAAATAG